The genomic window CTCCATAAACTTATTTTTATAAAACAAGTTTATAGCAGTTAAGAGATCAGAATGTTTAATTCCGGTTATTCTGTCTTTTTTAAATCAAAACGACAGAAAATCTGTACATTTATAAAATATAAAAACACTGCAATTGGACAAATATTTAATTCCTCAGCTAATTTCTCCATAATGTCTACCGTAACTTTTATATTATAAACAGCATAATTTTCTATTTTACTCAAATGAGATTGACTTATACCAAGTCTAAGTGCTAAATCTTTTTGTCTAATACCTTTTCTCTTACGAACAGCCTTTAACATTTGTACCACCTCACGTAAAATTCTCATTTATTTTAATTTTACGACAAAATTCAACAGTAATAAATAAGAAAAATGTGGTAAAAAAGCGAACGATATTCCTACCAGGAATATGATTAGAGTTATAATATAGTTGCAATATTAATGGCATATCTTTACTATATTAGGAATGTGAGGGGTATAAATGAGAAAAAACGAAATAATATTTTATAAACTGTTATTAAAATTAGTAAAAGAAAATAACAATAAAAACAAACACCCCAATTTAAGAACATCAGAAAATAATATTCATTAATGGAGTGTTTATTTTTAACTATCTAAATGATATAATACAAAATGTGAATTTATAATACACGACATATAATATATCTGGAGGAATCAATATTATGAATATAATAAAATACGATAAATTAAAAAACAATCCTAATTCAAACTCCTTCTTTATTTCTACATTCGGTTGTCAAATGAATGAGGAAGACTCTGAAAAAATATCAGGATTGTTGAAGGGATTAGGATGCAGCAGAACTTCTGTTCGTAAAGAAGCTGATATAATAATATTTAATACTTGCTGTGTAAGAGAAAATGCCGAGCAAAAAGTATTTGGTCACATAGGAGAATTAAAACACTTAAAAAAAGCAAACCCTAACTTAATAATTATAATTTGTGGTTGCATGACTCAGCAAAAAGGGATGCCAGAAAAAATCATAAAGAAATTTCCTTATGTGGATATAATAGTTGGAAGCTTTAATTCCTATAAACTTCCTGAATATATAGATAGAGTGAAAAAAGACGGTAAATCTATAATAGAAGTTTGGGATAAAGAAGATGGCATAATAGAAGGATTGCCTATTGATAGAAAAAGTGATATAAAAGCTTTTGTAACAATAATGTATGGATGCAATAATTTCTGCTCTTACTGTATAGTTCCATATGTTAGAGGTAGGGAAAGAAGTAGAAAACCAGAGGATATAGTCAATGAAATTAAAGATTTAGTATCAAAAGGTTATAAAGAAATCACGCTTCTTGGTCAAAATGTTAATTCTTATGGTAAAGGCCTTGAACCTGAAATAACTTTTCCAAATCTTTTAAGAATGGTAAATAAAATAGATGGTGTTGAAAGAATAAGATTTATGACATCTCATCCTAAAGATGTATCAGATGATTTAATAAAGGCCATAGCTGAATGTGATAAAGTATGTGAACATGGACATTTTGCATTACAATCAGGTTCTACTAAAATTCTTACAGAGATGAACAGAAAATATACTAGAGAAAATTATTTGACTTTAGCTAAAAAACTTAGAGATAACATACCTGATGTAGCAATTACTACAGATATAATTATAGGTTTCCCTGGAGAAAGTGAAGAGGACTTTGAAGAAACCCTAAGTATAGTAAAAGAAGTAGAATTTGACTCTGTATTTACATTTATATATTCTATAAGAGAAGGTACACCAGCTGCAAAACTTCAAGCTCAAGTTCCTGATGATATTAAGCATAAAAGATTTAATAAATTGGTAGAAGCCATAAATGAAATAGTAGAAAGAAAAAATAAAGAATATGAAGGAAAAGTTGTTGAAGTTCTAGTAGAAGGAGCTAGCAAAAATGATGAAACTAGACTTACAGGTAGAACAAGAAACAATAGATTAGTTAATTTTAACGGAAGTCCTGAAAATATAGGAAAACTCGTTAATGTAAAGATAGTTAGAGCTCAGCCATTCTCATTAATTGGAGAAATAGTATAACTAGATTTTTTATCAACATTGATTTTTAATTTATAAGAGAATTTCATTATTAATTCAGTACTAATAATGAAGTATAAATCGGATAACTGATATTAATTTAAAATGTCAGAATAATAAAAAGCTCTTATAAGAGCTTTTTATATTATCTTTAAAAAGGAGGTATTTTTGTGGGGTTAACTCCAATGATGCAACAATATCTAGAAGTAAAAGATAGAAACAAAGACTGCATAATATTTTTTAGATTAGGTGATTTTTATGAAATGTTTTTTGATGATGCAGAAATTGCAGCAAGGGAACTAGAACTTGTTTTAACAGGTAGAGATTGTGGTCTTGAAAAAAGGGCTCCTATGTGTGGAATACCTTATCACTCTGCTAATTCCTATATAACACGTCTTGTAAATAAAGGTTATAAGATAGCTATATGTGAACAGTTAGAAGATCCATCAAAGTGTAAAGGTCTTGTAAAAAGAGATGTTATTAAAATAATTACTCCTGGAACTTACTCTGACTCAAATTTTTTAGAAGAAACTAAGAATAATTATGTTATGAGTTTATTTATAGAGAATAATAAAGTGGCTATGAGTTTTGCAGATGTATCTACAGGAGACTTTCAATGTACTTTTTCAAATTATGATACTACAACTGTCTTAGATGAGATATCTAAATATACTCCAAAGGAAATTATTATACAAGACAATATAGACAATAAACTTCTCCAATCTATAAAAGAAAGATTTCAAGTTTCCTTTACTTCTCGTCCTATAGATTATTTTAATGAGAATGCAGAAGAAAATTTAAAAAGACAATTCAAAAATTTCGATTCTATAAATTTTGATGTTGTTTTACTACAAAGTTGTAATGGTCTTTTAAATTATATACTAGATACTCAAAAAACTATTCTTACACATATTGATACTATTGAATATTACCATATAGTTGATTACTTAAGTATAGATATTAATTCTCGTAAAAACTTAGAACTTACAGAAACTTTAAGAGATAAATCAAAAAAAGGTTCTCTTCTTTGGGTAATAGATAAGACTAATACGGCTATGGGAGGAAGACTCCTCAGAAAATGGGTAGAGCAACCTCTTATTCAAAAAAACTCAATAGATAAAAGATTAAATGCAGTACAAGAAATCATAGAAAAAAATTATTTATATGAAGAATTAAAAGAACAACTTATAGATATCTATGATATAGAAAGATTAGCTGGAAAAGTTTCTTCTAAAAGCGTAAATGCTAAAGAACTTCTATCTTTAAAAAATTCTATAGGAAAAATTCCTAAAGTAAAAGATCTTTTAAAAGGATTTGATAGCTCTCTTTTAAAAGAAATATATAATAAGTTAGATTGTCTTGAAGATATCTTTAGTCTTTTAGATAAATCTATTTCTTATGAACCTTCTTTATCAGTAAAAGAAGGAGGGATAATAAAAGATGGATATAATAAAGATGTAGATGAACTAAGAGAAGCAAAAGCCCATGGTAAAGAATGGATTGCCAATCTTGAAAATACAGAAAAAGAAGTTACAGGAATAAAATCTTTAAAAATACGATATAATAAAGTATTTGGATATTATATTGAAGTTACAAAATCAAATTTAAACCTTGTACCTGATGGAAGGTATATAAGAAAGCAAACTCTAGCAAATTGTGAACGATATATAACCCCTGAATTAAAAGAAGTTGAAGATAAGATATTAGGAGCACAAGATAAATTAATCAATCTTGAATATGATCTATTTGTAGAGATAAGAGAATCTATAGAAAAAGAAATAGACAGAATGAAATTTACTGCAAAACTTATTTCTGAAGTAGATTGCTTATGTTCCCTAGCTATTGTAGCTCTTGAAAATAATTACTGCAAACCAGAAATAAAAGAATTTGGTGAACTATATATTGAGGAGGGAAGACACCCTGTAGTTGAAAAAATGCTTCCAAGAGAAAGCTTCGTATCAAATAATACAACTATTAATAACGAAGATAATCAATTGATTTTGATTACAGGACCTAATATGGCAGGTAAGTCTACTTATATGAGACAAGTAGCTTTAATTAATATTTTAGCTCAAATAGGTAGCTTTGTACCTGCACAAAACGCTTCTATAGCTATATGCGATAAAATATTCACAAGAATAGGAGCTTCTGATGATTTAGCTGGCGGTAAAAGTACATTTATGGTTGAAATGTGGGAAGTATCTAATATATTGAAAAATGCAACCAATAGAAGCCTTATATTATTAGATGAAGTAGGTAGAGGTACTAGTACTTATGACGGATTAAGCATTGCTTGGTCAGTAATAGAGTATATATGTAATAACCCTTCTTTAAAATGTAAAACATTATTTGCTACTCATTATCATGAGTTAACTTCTCTAGAAGATAAAATTTTAGGTGTTAAAAATTACTCAATAGCTGTCAAAAAACTTGAAGATGATATAGTATTCTTGCGAAAAATCGTAGAAGGCGGTGCAGATGAATCATATGGAATAGAAGTAGCAAAGCTTGCAGGTATACCTGAAGATGTAATAGATAGAGCAAGATCAATACTTGAAAGTTTAGAAAATGGGAACTCAACATCTTCTAATATCGTGTGTACAAAGAACAGCTATAATACTAACATGATTACACCAAAAGAAGAATTAAATATAAAAGAAACAGCCCTTTCCTCAATAGAAATAGAAAATGAAATTAAAGATATTAAAAACGAAGAAACACTTAAAATAAATTCTTTAGAAAAAAATAAAATAAAAGAAAAAAAATCTAATACCGCTATGCACCAAATAGGGTTTTCTGATATAGGAAAAGAAACCTTATTGAAAGAAATAGCCTCTATTGATATCTTAAAAATGAATCCAATGGAAGGTTTTAATAAATTATATGATATAATAGAGAAAGCTAAGGCATTGTAATTTGTAGAAGGTGATCTAATGAAAAGAATTAGTATATTAAATGATGAAACTTCAAATAAAATTGCTGCAGGTGAAGTAGTAGAACGACCTGCTTCTGTTGTAAAAGAACTAATAGAGAACAGCATAGATGCAGAAGCTAAAAATATAACTATAGAAATTCATGAAGGTGGTAAAAATCAAATCAAAGTCATTGATGATGGTCATGGAATACATCCTGATGATATGGAAAAAGCTTTTTTACCTCATGGAACTAGCAAAATATCTTCCTTAGAGGACATATATAGCATAAACACCTTTGGTTTTAGAGGAGAAGCTCTCCCAAGTATAGGTGCAGTGTCTTCAATTAAATTAAAAAGTAGGTATATTGATAACAGCTTTGGTAAAGAAATATCTATAACTGGAAACAATTTAGACTATATAAAAGAAGTAGGGTGTAATGTAGGAACATATGTTCAAGTGGACAACATATTTTTTAATGTACCTGCAAGACAAAAGTTTTTAAAGTCCACCCAGAGAGAATCTGCATTAATATCTAATATAATAAATAGACTTGCTTTAGCTAATCATAATATATCTTTTAAATATTATAACAATGATAAAAAGTCATTAGTTACCTTTGCTTCTAAAGATGTTACTGACACTATAAGAACAATATATGGAAAAGAAGTGTATAGAAACATTATTCATTTTGAAGAACACTTAGATATAGCTTCAGTATACGGATATGTAGGAAATGCTGAAATCAGTAGAGGAAGTAGAAATAATCAAACTACATTTGTAAATAAAAGATATATAAAAAGTGGATTGATTACTGCTGCAGTAGAAAATGCCTTTAAATCTTTTCTTACGGTAAATAAATACCCATTTTTCGTTTTATTTTTAGACATATATCCTGAATTCATAGATGTAAATGTACATCCAACTAAATCAGAAATTAAATTTGAAAATGAGAGAAGCATATATAAACTAGTGTTCGATACTGTTCATAAAGCAATCGCCAAAAGTGTACGTGATTCTTATAATATGTCCTTAGATAAAATAGCTAATTCTAGTTTAAAAGATATAAACGAAGATAAAATCGATAATGATTCCAAAGAAGTTAATAATGGTATTAAATCAGATAAAATAGATATTGTGCAAATTCCTATAGATTTAAAAAGAGAGGAATTTAAAACTAGTATTTCACCTAAAAATTTATTAACTGATAATAAGATAAATCCGAATATGACAGTAAATAATAAAGATTCCTTCAAAGCTAGCAGTACTGAAAGTCTTAATTACTGTGTAAATGATAAAACTACAGAAACCATAAATGATAATAATGAAAAATATAATGAAATCACATATAATCAAGTAAAGGAACATAAGTTCGTCGTTACAGATAATAATACAAGTGAATGTAAAGAACCTAAGTTTCCTTCTCTAAAAATAATAGGTCAGTTTAACAACACTTACATCTTAGCAGAGGGAAATGATGAATTCTATATGATAGATCAACATGCTGCTCATGAAAAAGTATTATATGAAAAATATAAAAAACAAATAGGTAACCAAGAAGTAATATCTCAAATTCTAATGGTACCAGTAGTTTTAGAGTTAAATCATGAGGAATTTTCATATTATGAAGAAAATCAGAATTTATTTAAACAAACTGGATTTGATATAGAACTATTTGGAGATAACACGATAAATAT from Clostridium sp. MB40-C1 includes these protein-coding regions:
- a CDS encoding helix-turn-helix domain-containing protein, encoding MLKAVRKRKGIRQKDLALRLGISQSHLSKIENYAVYNIKVTVDIMEKLAEELNICPIAVFLYFINVQIFCRFDLKKTE
- the miaB gene encoding tRNA (N6-isopentenyl adenosine(37)-C2)-methylthiotransferase MiaB, with translation MNIIKYDKLKNNPNSNSFFISTFGCQMNEEDSEKISGLLKGLGCSRTSVRKEADIIIFNTCCVRENAEQKVFGHIGELKHLKKANPNLIIIICGCMTQQKGMPEKIIKKFPYVDIIVGSFNSYKLPEYIDRVKKDGKSIIEVWDKEDGIIEGLPIDRKSDIKAFVTIMYGCNNFCSYCIVPYVRGRERSRKPEDIVNEIKDLVSKGYKEITLLGQNVNSYGKGLEPEITFPNLLRMVNKIDGVERIRFMTSHPKDVSDDLIKAIAECDKVCEHGHFALQSGSTKILTEMNRKYTRENYLTLAKKLRDNIPDVAITTDIIIGFPGESEEDFEETLSIVKEVEFDSVFTFIYSIREGTPAAKLQAQVPDDIKHKRFNKLVEAINEIVERKNKEYEGKVVEVLVEGASKNDETRLTGRTRNNRLVNFNGSPENIGKLVNVKIVRAQPFSLIGEIV
- the mutS gene encoding DNA mismatch repair protein MutS; this encodes MGLTPMMQQYLEVKDRNKDCIIFFRLGDFYEMFFDDAEIAARELELVLTGRDCGLEKRAPMCGIPYHSANSYITRLVNKGYKIAICEQLEDPSKCKGLVKRDVIKIITPGTYSDSNFLEETKNNYVMSLFIENNKVAMSFADVSTGDFQCTFSNYDTTTVLDEISKYTPKEIIIQDNIDNKLLQSIKERFQVSFTSRPIDYFNENAEENLKRQFKNFDSINFDVVLLQSCNGLLNYILDTQKTILTHIDTIEYYHIVDYLSIDINSRKNLELTETLRDKSKKGSLLWVIDKTNTAMGGRLLRKWVEQPLIQKNSIDKRLNAVQEIIEKNYLYEELKEQLIDIYDIERLAGKVSSKSVNAKELLSLKNSIGKIPKVKDLLKGFDSSLLKEIYNKLDCLEDIFSLLDKSISYEPSLSVKEGGIIKDGYNKDVDELREAKAHGKEWIANLENTEKEVTGIKSLKIRYNKVFGYYIEVTKSNLNLVPDGRYIRKQTLANCERYITPELKEVEDKILGAQDKLINLEYDLFVEIRESIEKEIDRMKFTAKLISEVDCLCSLAIVALENNYCKPEIKEFGELYIEEGRHPVVEKMLPRESFVSNNTTINNEDNQLILITGPNMAGKSTYMRQVALINILAQIGSFVPAQNASIAICDKIFTRIGASDDLAGGKSTFMVEMWEVSNILKNATNRSLILLDEVGRGTSTYDGLSIAWSVIEYICNNPSLKCKTLFATHYHELTSLEDKILGVKNYSIAVKKLEDDIVFLRKIVEGGADESYGIEVAKLAGIPEDVIDRARSILESLENGNSTSSNIVCTKNSYNTNMITPKEELNIKETALSSIEIENEIKDIKNEETLKINSLEKNKIKEKKSNTAMHQIGFSDIGKETLLKEIASIDILKMNPMEGFNKLYDIIEKAKAL
- the mutL gene encoding DNA mismatch repair endonuclease MutL, translating into MKRISILNDETSNKIAAGEVVERPASVVKELIENSIDAEAKNITIEIHEGGKNQIKVIDDGHGIHPDDMEKAFLPHGTSKISSLEDIYSINTFGFRGEALPSIGAVSSIKLKSRYIDNSFGKEISITGNNLDYIKEVGCNVGTYVQVDNIFFNVPARQKFLKSTQRESALISNIINRLALANHNISFKYYNNDKKSLVTFASKDVTDTIRTIYGKEVYRNIIHFEEHLDIASVYGYVGNAEISRGSRNNQTTFVNKRYIKSGLITAAVENAFKSFLTVNKYPFFVLFLDIYPEFIDVNVHPTKSEIKFENERSIYKLVFDTVHKAIAKSVRDSYNMSLDKIANSSLKDINEDKIDNDSKEVNNGIKSDKIDIVQIPIDLKREEFKTSISPKNLLTDNKINPNMTVNNKDSFKASSTESLNYCVNDKTTETINDNNEKYNEITYNQVKEHKFVVTDNNTSECKEPKFPSLKIIGQFNNTYILAEGNDEFYMIDQHAAHEKVLYEKYKKQIGNQEVISQILMVPVVLELNHEEFSYYEENQNLFKQTGFDIELFGDNTINIREAPMLLGKVDVKNFFLEILDHIKNMGSGKVEEVKWRTIASLACKAAIKANHTLSNGEMITLVETLRYLEEPFNCPHGRPTIIRMTLKDIEKKFKRIQ